Proteins from one uncultured Cohaesibacter sp. genomic window:
- a CDS encoding HAMP domain-containing sensor histidine kinase, with the protein MDDRTQNHKDSEAHGLLVRSAKGQSAGSGKENGYPSFGLSTKLLLLTIVFVMLSEILIFVPSISKFRADWITRKLELAEVAALIYTNASDDLKDKAIEQELLNRLNVQTLGLRNHGERRLLAMVDMPGKIMRDDNIQTMGPPELIAAAFDTLLFGKGRTIRVVAQTKDNQGMVEMVFDETGLRGDMIRFSINILLLSLVISVMTAGLVYLSLRALLVRPILGLLDNMARFTSNPEDTNAVIKPSERRDEIGMIEMQLGEMEGILANTLHKQRRLADLGLAVSKINHDLRNIIASAQLFSDRLSILDDPTVQRVVPKLMGTLDRAVDYSRAVMSYGKAQEAPPDKRLLNLYQLGEEMRDLLDLSEASRLTFSNHIPKDLEVYADPAQLFRVLMNLCRNSVDVMQGRKEEAVICRLDLFARIENDRTIIEVSDTGPGVPEVARAHLFRPFQGSVRKGGTGLGLAIAAEIVRAHGGAIRLLDRSPGAHFEISLPRD; encoded by the coding sequence GCTGACCATCGTGTTCGTCATGCTCAGCGAAATTCTGATCTTCGTGCCCTCCATTTCCAAATTCCGGGCCGACTGGATCACGCGCAAGCTGGAACTGGCAGAAGTGGCGGCGCTGATCTACACCAATGCCTCTGATGATCTGAAAGACAAGGCCATCGAGCAAGAGCTGCTCAATCGCTTGAATGTTCAGACCCTTGGCTTGCGCAATCATGGCGAACGGCGCCTGCTGGCCATGGTCGATATGCCCGGCAAGATCATGCGCGATGACAATATCCAGACCATGGGGCCGCCGGAATTGATCGCGGCTGCCTTTGACACGCTGTTGTTCGGAAAAGGGCGCACTATCCGCGTGGTCGCCCAGACCAAGGACAATCAGGGCATGGTGGAAATGGTCTTTGACGAGACCGGATTGCGCGGCGACATGATTCGCTTTTCCATCAACATTCTTTTGCTATCGCTCGTTATTTCTGTGATGACAGCCGGTTTGGTCTATCTGTCGCTCCGCGCTTTACTGGTGCGGCCCATTCTGGGGCTTCTGGACAATATGGCCCGCTTCACCTCCAACCCCGAAGATACCAACGCTGTCATCAAGCCGTCCGAGCGGCGCGATGAAATCGGAATGATCGAGATGCAGTTGGGTGAGATGGAGGGCATTCTTGCCAACACGCTGCACAAGCAGCGTCGCCTAGCCGATCTCGGATTAGCTGTCTCCAAGATCAATCATGATCTGCGCAACATCATCGCCTCGGCGCAGCTCTTTTCCGATCGTCTGTCGATATTGGATGATCCAACCGTGCAAAGGGTGGTGCCCAAGCTGATGGGAACGCTGGATCGTGCGGTCGACTATTCTCGCGCGGTTATGTCTTACGGAAAGGCGCAGGAAGCGCCGCCAGACAAGCGGCTGCTGAATCTATATCAGCTGGGCGAGGAAATGCGCGACCTGCTGGATCTGTCTGAAGCATCGCGCCTTACCTTCTCGAACCATATCCCGAAGGATCTTGAGGTCTATGCCGACCCGGCCCAATTGTTCCGGGTTCTGATGAATCTGTGTCGCAACTCGGTGGATGTGATGCAGGGACGCAAGGAAGAAGCGGTGATTTGCAGGTTGGATCTGTTTGCCCGTATCGAAAATGACAGGACCATCATAGAAGTATCTGATACCGGCCCCGGTGTTCCCGAGGTCGCACGGGCGCATTTGTTCAGACCGTTTCAGGGCTCGGTGCGCAAGGGCGGTACGGGGTTGGGGCTTGCCATCGCCGCAGAAATCGTTCGCGCCCACGGAGGTGCCATCCGTCTTCTCGACCGCAGTCCCGGCGCTCATTTTGAAATCAGCCTGCCCAGAGATTAA
- a CDS encoding peroxiredoxin — translation MTEIEAPVEAPAFPQLNKPAPDFCAPTTAGVKKLSDYEGKWLILFSHPADFTPVCSTEFMAFAKAYDQFQEMNCELLGLSIDSIHSHIAWVRSIKENWGVDIQFPIIDDISMTVAKAYGMIHPGASDTSAVRATFLIDPKGILRAMVYYPMSNGRSIPEFARLLAALQTSDANKVATPEGWQPGDKVIVPPPSTVEGANARASEGYETVDWYFSKKDL, via the coding sequence ATGACAGAAATTGAAGCGCCGGTAGAGGCCCCGGCTTTCCCGCAACTGAATAAACCCGCACCGGATTTCTGCGCTCCGACAACCGCCGGCGTCAAGAAACTGTCCGATTATGAAGGCAAATGGCTGATCCTGTTCTCCCACCCGGCCGACTTTACACCCGTTTGCTCAACCGAGTTCATGGCTTTTGCCAAAGCCTATGACCAGTTTCAGGAAATGAACTGTGAATTGCTCGGACTGTCGATCGACAGCATCCATTCCCACATCGCCTGGGTGCGCAGCATCAAGGAGAACTGGGGCGTTGATATCCAGTTCCCGATCATCGATGACATTTCAATGACCGTTGCCAAGGCCTATGGCATGATCCATCCGGGTGCAAGCGACACCTCTGCGGTGCGGGCAACCTTCCTTATCGACCCGAAAGGCATCCTGCGTGCCATGGTCTATTATCCGATGTCCAACGGACGTTCTATTCCGGAATTTGCCCGTCTTTTGGCTGCCCTGCAGACATCAGACGCCAACAAGGTGGCAACGCCGGAAGGCTGGCAGCCGGGCGACAAGGTCATTGTTCCGCCGCCGTCCACGGTTGAAGGCGCCAATGCCCGCGCATCCGAAGGCTATGAGACCGTTGACTGGTATTTCTCCAAGAAGGATCTCTAA
- a CDS encoding hydrogen peroxide-inducible genes activator: MIPSLRQLTFLIALADELHFSNAAKRCNVTQSTLSAGLKELEAILGVTLAERSKRSVIMTPIGRKIVEQARKILTDTQHLVETAALEAEAMAGDMHLGVIPTVGPFLLPRLRPLLRDEHPRLRLYLREELTDQLLEGLRSGRLDVALIALPHDVGDLETQELFEDGYHLVAPLDHELACNSLADGTMLKNEPLMLLERGHCLQQHALSAFPGLLNKDVEFDATSLATLLAMVEEGLGSTLIPNVAIDAGLTKAHDVVEIDLPTSLPRKITLVWRKSSTRKDDFRELGDLIIKARESLRKEKQSRQDERPA, from the coding sequence ATGATCCCATCTCTGCGCCAGTTAACCTTCCTGATTGCCTTAGCGGATGAATTGCATTTCAGCAATGCGGCGAAGCGTTGCAATGTGACGCAATCAACCCTCAGCGCCGGGTTGAAAGAGCTTGAAGCTATATTGGGCGTGACACTGGCCGAACGCTCCAAGCGCTCCGTGATCATGACGCCCATCGGCCGCAAGATTGTCGAGCAGGCCCGCAAGATCCTGACAGATACCCAGCATCTGGTGGAAACGGCCGCGTTGGAAGCCGAGGCGATGGCCGGCGACATGCATCTTGGTGTCATTCCGACCGTCGGCCCCTTTCTGTTGCCGCGTCTGCGGCCCCTGTTGCGTGATGAACATCCCCGTCTGCGGCTCTACTTGCGTGAGGAATTGACCGACCAACTGCTTGAAGGACTCAGAAGCGGGCGGCTTGATGTGGCTCTCATTGCATTGCCCCACGATGTGGGCGATCTGGAGACACAGGAACTGTTTGAAGACGGCTATCACCTTGTCGCACCGCTGGACCATGAGTTGGCCTGCAACAGTCTGGCCGATGGTACAATGCTCAAAAACGAGCCTCTTATGCTGCTGGAGCGTGGCCATTGCTTACAGCAACATGCCTTGTCTGCCTTTCCGGGGTTGCTGAACAAGGATGTGGAGTTTGATGCCACCAGCCTGGCCACCCTGTTGGCCATGGTGGAAGAAGGGCTGGGCTCGACGCTCATCCCCAATGTGGCCATTGATGCCGGATTGACCAAGGCGCATGATGTGGTCGAGATCGATTTGCCAACCTCCCTGCCCCGCAAGATCACTCTGGTCTGGCGCAAATCTTCTACTCGCAAAGATGATTTCCGGGAGCTGGGGGACTTGATCATCAAGGCCAGAGAGAGCCTGAGGAAGGAAAAGCAAAGCCGTCAGGATGAGAGACCCGCATGA
- a CDS encoding MmcQ/YjbR family DNA-binding protein, whose translation MTRDEFDTHCATLHHATNVVQWGGCSVWKIGGKIFALCAPETKDGNHPKISFKCSDMVYEILRDEPGIIPAPHLARAKWVQLTAPDAMSDEDIKQHLDVAYEIIVGKLTRKIRAELGLSDGANRI comes from the coding sequence ATGACACGCGACGAATTTGATACCCATTGCGCCACCCTCCACCACGCCACCAATGTGGTGCAGTGGGGTGGCTGCTCTGTCTGGAAGATTGGCGGCAAGATCTTCGCGCTCTGCGCACCAGAGACAAAAGACGGCAATCATCCCAAAATCAGCTTCAAATGCTCTGATATGGTCTACGAAATTCTGCGCGATGAGCCAGGCATCATTCCCGCTCCCCATCTGGCGCGGGCCAAATGGGTTCAGCTCACTGCGCCCGACGCCATGAGTGATGAGGATATTAAGCAGCATCTGGATGTGGCCTACGAGATCATTGTGGGCAAGTTGACCCGCAAGATTCGCGCAGAGCTTGGCCTTTCTGATGGGGCGAATCGGATCTGA
- a CDS encoding tryptophanase gives MKTIIEPFRIKSVEPIRMTTRSEREAKLKAANYNLFALKSEDVIIDLLTDSGTGAMSAEQWAAVMRGDESYAGSPSYYRFRDSVQELMPFEHIIPTHQGRAAEAILVSIFGGVGKHVPSNTHFDTTRGNIEASGAEAYDLVIEEGKDPASLYPFKGNMDLGKLKAFLEEKGDSVPMVMITITNNAGGGQPVSLENIRGVAALAHEYGKPFIIDGCRFSENAWFIKQREEGQQDRSIKDIVRDCFSVADGMTMSAKKDAFGNIGGWIAFNNDSLAEQARVRLIQTEGFPTYGGLAGRDLEALAQGLHEIIDEDYLRYRIRTNEYIIEKLDALGIPVVKPAGGHAVFVDAKSWLPHIDPLKYPAHTVACKLYEIGGIRSCEIGSVMFGRQTDGSEKPAAMELVRLAFPRRTYTQSHADYVVEAFEQLAAEKDQLKGFKIIREPKLMRHFTCSFAPLDG, from the coding sequence ATGAAAACCATTATCGAACCCTTCCGCATCAAATCGGTAGAACCCATTCGCATGACCACGCGTTCTGAACGCGAGGCAAAGCTAAAGGCTGCCAACTATAATCTCTTCGCGCTCAAATCCGAAGACGTGATCATCGATCTTCTGACCGATTCGGGAACAGGCGCCATGAGCGCCGAGCAATGGGCCGCCGTGATGCGTGGCGATGAGAGCTACGCCGGCTCTCCCTCTTATTATCGGTTCCGAGATAGTGTTCAGGAGCTGATGCCCTTTGAGCATATCATCCCGACGCACCAGGGGCGCGCGGCAGAGGCGATTCTGGTTTCCATCTTTGGCGGTGTGGGCAAACATGTGCCTTCCAACACCCATTTCGATACCACGCGCGGCAATATCGAGGCATCGGGCGCCGAGGCTTATGATCTGGTGATCGAAGAGGGCAAGGACCCCGCTTCGCTTTATCCCTTCAAGGGCAATATGGATCTTGGCAAGCTGAAGGCTTTTCTGGAGGAGAAGGGCGACAGCGTACCCATGGTGATGATCACCATCACCAACAATGCTGGCGGAGGTCAGCCCGTGAGCCTTGAGAATATCCGTGGTGTCGCGGCGCTGGCCCATGAATATGGCAAGCCCTTCATCATTGATGGCTGCCGCTTCTCGGAAAATGCCTGGTTCATCAAGCAACGCGAAGAAGGTCAGCAGGACCGCTCCATCAAGGACATCGTACGCGATTGTTTCTCGGTGGCTGATGGCATGACCATGAGCGCCAAGAAGGACGCTTTCGGCAATATCGGTGGCTGGATTGCCTTCAACAACGATTCGCTTGCGGAACAAGCCCGCGTTCGCCTCATTCAGACGGAAGGCTTCCCCACCTATGGTGGCCTGGCCGGACGTGATCTGGAAGCTCTGGCACAAGGCCTGCACGAGATTATCGATGAGGACTATCTCAGATATCGCATCCGCACCAACGAATATATCATCGAAAAACTTGATGCCCTTGGCATTCCGGTGGTCAAGCCGGCCGGTGGTCACGCGGTGTTTGTCGATGCCAAAAGCTGGTTGCCCCATATCGATCCGCTAAAATACCCGGCCCATACCGTGGCCTGCAAGCTCTATGAGATTGGCGGCATCCGCTCTTGCGAAATCGGGTCGGTGATGTTTGGTCGTCAGACCGACGGCTCGGAAAAGCCCGCCGCCATGGAACTGGTGCGCCTTGCCTTCCCGCGTCGCACCTATACTCAATCCCACGCAGATTATGTGGTGGAAGCCTTTGAACAACTGGCCGCTGAAAAGGATCAGCTCAAGGGGTTCAAGATCATCAGGGAACCAAAACTGATGCGGCATTTCACCTGCAGCTTCGCACCTCTGGACGGCTAA